The segment AATGATGCCAACGTCGTCGGCAATCCGCTGTTCAATGTCGGCGAGGATCGCTCTGACCGGCTCGTGATACTCCGATTGAGGGATGGTCGTTACCGGATCATCAGCTTTGATGAGCATCCCCGAATCCATCCGGACGGCGTTTGCCCGCCCGGAGCGATCAACGTCGATCACGCCAAGTGCTTCGAGCGAATCGACGGCGGCGTTGACACCACTCAATCCGTTTCCCGTCACCCGGTGGAGCTCCCGGTTTGTGAACTCCTGTTCCGGATTGTCGACGAGTATCTGCAGGATGTCGGCGGTTGCTCCATACCGGAACGCATCTGGATCACCGAGGGGAACGGGAAGTCGAACGTAGGTCCCTTCCTTTTTCCTACCGGACCGAACTGTTTCAGCAGTCATGAATGCTGAAACGGTTCAAATGAATAAGAACCTTTGGTCGTAGTGAGACCGGAGGCATGTCGCGATTAGCTGAATGCAGGCGCTAAGCCCCCGTCCTCAAGGAGCAACGCAGGCCGAAGGCCGAGTAGCGCAGTAGGGCGGGGATACAGCGCCGTCATCATCTGTCCATACACTGCTCTGTTGCAGGCTCACAGGCCCACGCAGTCGCAACGTTTTGTGCATAGAGTATATACTATACATACGATGAAGCGGACCACAATCACGCTCCGAGGGGACCAACACGAGTGGATTCAGGAACACCACCTGAATCTCTCGTCGTTCACTCCGCGAGCGACTTGACGAGTACATCGAGGAACACGAATAGCGCCATGTACTACGCCTACAAGTATCATCTTGAGCCGTCCGACGCCCACCGTGAGGAGTTGGACCGCCACCGAGACATTTGTAGGCAACTGTACAACCACGCGCTCTACCGCTTCGACCAAATCCCCGAGGATACAGGCACGCTCAATCGGCGCGTTCGCTCCATCCGAGACGAAATACCGTCCCTGAAAGACTGGTGGGATGACCTCTCGGATGTGTACTCGACAGTTCTGCAAACAGCGGTCATGCGAATCGAGCAGAACGTCAAGTCACTCGGGGGACTCAAGGAGAACGGCTACGGCGTCGGTCAGCTCAAGTGGAAGCCGCCACGGGAGTTCCGCAGTTTCACGTACAGTCAGTCTGGCTTCAAGTTCGACAAGAAGGGCGGTCAGACTGTCCTGTCCCTCTCGAAACTCGCGGAGATACCGATACGGCTCCACCGACCCATCCCCGACGACGCCACACTCAAGCAGGTCACGCTCAAGAAAGAGCCAACGGGCGAGTGGTTCGCCACCTTCGGCGTCGAGATGGAGCGTGACCCGACCGAGCCGCCTGAGAATCCCGAGGAGTGCGTCGGAATCGATGTGGGCATCCTGAAGTACGCCCACGACACCGACGGCACGGCGGTCGGGTCACTCGACCTCTCGGACGAACGCGACCGCTTGGAGCGCGAACAACGGAAGCTCTCGCGGAAGCAACACGGGTCGAATAACTACGAGACACAACGGCGACGCGTCGCGGAGTGTCACGCCGACCTCCGACGGAAGCGCCGCGACTTTCTCCACAAATTGTCGAACTACTACGCTACCGAGTACGACTTTGTGGCGGTCGAAGACCTGAACGTGAAGGGGATGATGGAAAGTCCGTCGTACAGCCGCAATACGGCGTCTGCCGCGTGGCGGACGTTCCTTCGGATGCTTGATTACAAGTGCGAACGAGCGGGGACGCACTTCGTGGCGGTCAACCCGAGAGGGACGACCAAGGAGTGCGCGTCATGTGGCGTTTCGACGGAGAAGCCGTTATGGGTCCGTGAACACTCGTGTCCCGCCTGTGGGTTTGAGGCGGACAGGGACGCGAACGCGGCGTGGAACATTCTTTTTCGCGGCCTCGAAGATGTAGGAGTGGGATACTCCGAATCAACGCCTGTGGAGACTGCGCTCGCTGTGGATACACCTGTATCTGCAAAACGCGTCGTCGAAGCAGGAAGCCCTACCCTCAAGGAGCGAACGGCGTCAGCCGTGAGCGAGTAGGGTAGGGTAGTTCACTGCATCGGCGACGCAGCGGCCGAATCGACGAGCGAGTACTCTCGATCCCGGCTCGTTCCCTCCGCCTCAAGGAGGTTGTACTGCGCCATCTTCGAGAGGTACGTTCGGACGGTCCGTTTCGTCCGTGGATCGTCGACCGCCTCGGAATAGCGCTCGTGTATCTCGCTCGGCCCGACCGGGCCATGCTCGCGAACGATGTCGTAGACGACGCGCTGGTGCGGCGTGAGCGAGTCGAGGCTCCTCTGCTTAATCTGGGCCCGAGCATCCTCGGCGGCGTCCAGGAGAATATCGTCGGTGATGCGCTCGTGGTTCTCGCGATCGGCTTTGCCGGCGGCCGTTCGGAGGATCCCGATTGCGAGGCGGGCGTCGCCGGCGGCCGCGTCGGCGATCCGATAGAGTTGGTCGTCGGTGACGACGTCCTCGTCGAGCCCCCGCTTTGCCCGCGCACTCAGGATGTCGTACAGCTGTTCGTCGTGGTACTTGTCCATCCGGACGTGTTCGCTGGAGCGCAGCCGGCTCACGAGGCGGTCGTCGACGCGGCTGAACAGCTCCTCTTCCGTGTTCGCGATGCAGATGATCGCGAACTGCGGGAGGCTGTGGAGGTCGTAGATGACGCTGGGGTCCTCCAGTTGGTCGACCTCGTCGAGGATGACGACGGTTCGCGGGCCGTCGTGCTGTTGGAGGCGGTCGACGAGTTCGTCGTGGGGCGTTGACTGCCGGTGGATGTCGATAGTCGCGCCGAGGTCGTCGAGAATCTGATAGAGCGTTCGGAATCGGGTGTAGTTGCGCCAGCAGTTGACGTAGGTGGTCTCGACGTCGAGGACCTCTTCCCGGAGTCGTTCGGTGACGAACTGCGAGATGCAGGTCTTGCCGGCGCCGCTGGGCCCGGTGACGATGGCCGTGTCGGCGGGTTCGCCGTTCGTGATGGGCTCAAGAACGCTGGAGAGATGGTTGACTTCGGCGTCGCGATGCTCAACTTCCCGAGGGACGAACCCGGCGCGGAGGACGCGAGCATCGCGGATCATCTTTCTCTGAGAGATTGATTTCGGTTCAGGTTACATAAGCCTGACCGGGTTGTTTCCGGAAACTCCTATGATAGTACCATCGTGAGTACCCAAAAACCTACGCCGTATCCCGATTTGTGTTCGTGGAAAGTCGAGGCTTCCGGAGATGGACGAAGACGATACCTACGAACGCGACGGCACGACCTACGTGACGTTGGCGCCCCGAATCCTCAATCTCGAGGAAGTGACGGACCGATTGGAGGAGCTCGAACGCGGCATCATGGACGCCGTCGACGACACGAGCGGGGACGACGAACTGATGCGGATCGATGAGGTACTGGCGCTTCTCGACGTCGATATCGACGCGCCGGTCTGACCTCGATTCGCGCGGGTCGTCATCCGAGTCGTTAGGTGTGTCGCTCCCGAAGCTCCGAACGAACGGTTTCGAGATCCAGCCCCTTCATCGACAGCAGAACGAGCAGGTGATAGACGAGATCGGCCGCCTCGTGCGTCAGTTCCTCGGCGTCGTCGTCTTTGGCCGCCAAGATGAGCTCCGTCGTCTCCTCGCCGAGCTTTTCGAGGACGGCGTTCT is part of the Natronomonas salsuginis genome and harbors:
- a CDS encoding nucleotidyltransferase domain-containing protein, with translation MTAETVRSGRKKEGTYVRLPVPLGDPDAFRYGATADILQILVDNPEQEFTNRELHRVTGNGLSGVNAAVDSLEALGVIDVDRSGRANAVRMDSGMLIKADDPVTTIPQSEYHEPVRAILADIEQRIADDVGIILFGSVARGTADRTSDIDLFVVIDGERMKAQREAHTIEQDIADMQFDGDRYEAHIVVEPEETAANHDRIDDIFTEGLTLRDSSALDAVKREVFGGGAE
- a CDS encoding RNA-guided endonuclease InsQ/TnpB family protein, whose protein sequence is MYYAYKYHLEPSDAHREELDRHRDICRQLYNHALYRFDQIPEDTGTLNRRVRSIRDEIPSLKDWWDDLSDVYSTVLQTAVMRIEQNVKSLGGLKENGYGVGQLKWKPPREFRSFTYSQSGFKFDKKGGQTVLSLSKLAEIPIRLHRPIPDDATLKQVTLKKEPTGEWFATFGVEMERDPTEPPENPEECVGIDVGILKYAHDTDGTAVGSLDLSDERDRLEREQRKLSRKQHGSNNYETQRRRVAECHADLRRKRRDFLHKLSNYYATEYDFVAVEDLNVKGMMESPSYSRNTASAAWRTFLRMLDYKCERAGTHFVAVNPRGTTKECASCGVSTEKPLWVREHSCPACGFEADRDANAAWNILFRGLEDVGVGYSESTPVETALAVDTPVSAKRVVEAGSPTLKERTASAVSE
- a CDS encoding Cdc6/Cdc18 family protein encodes the protein MIRDARVLRAGFVPREVEHRDAEVNHLSSVLEPITNGEPADTAIVTGPSGAGKTCISQFVTERLREEVLDVETTYVNCWRNYTRFRTLYQILDDLGATIDIHRQSTPHDELVDRLQQHDGPRTVVILDEVDQLEDPSVIYDLHSLPQFAIICIANTEEELFSRVDDRLVSRLRSSEHVRMDKYHDEQLYDILSARAKRGLDEDVVTDDQLYRIADAAAGDARLAIGILRTAAGKADRENHERITDDILLDAAEDARAQIKQRSLDSLTPHQRVVYDIVREHGPVGPSEIHERYSEAVDDPRTKRTVRTYLSKMAQYNLLEAEGTSRDREYSLVDSAAASPMQ
- the hisE gene encoding phosphoribosyl-ATP diphosphatase, with protein sequence MSDAHDGREDVLDDLSALIESRKANLPEDSYTTSLFTHEKGENAVLEKLGEETTELILAAKDDDAEELTHEAADLVYHLLVLLSMKGLDLETVRSELRERHT